A stretch of Megalobrama amblycephala isolate DHTTF-2021 linkage group LG14, ASM1881202v1, whole genome shotgun sequence DNA encodes these proteins:
- the LOC125244769 gene encoding complement C1q-like protein 2, which yields MASELQKVLDAMENKLKDLETKLTNSEVQIEKLQKENQAKPKVSFSAGLGLKDFFGPVNADTTLIYKKIFTNVGDAYKQDTGIFTAPVRGVYYFSFFYHCGDNHPTWLYLYRNGQKEAITGHHKTGSHIKNGGNGLSLLLEKGDQVYIVLQKDAWIFDKDNITVFSGFLINAL from the exons ATGGCATCAGAGCTACAGAAGGTACTTGATGCTATGGAGAATAAACTAAAAGATCTGGAAACCAAACTTACTAACAGTGAAGTTCAGATTGAGAAACTCCAAAAGGAAAACCAAG CCAAACCAAAGGTGTCATTTTCAGCTGGATTGGGATTAAAGGATTTCTTTGGACCAGTAAACGCAGATACAACACTGATTTACAAGAAAATCTTCACTAATGTTGGTGATGCCTACAAGCAGGACACAG GGATTTTCACAGCACCGGTACGAGGAGTTTACTATTTCAGTTTCTTCTACCATTGTGGAGATAATCATCCAACATGGTTGTACTTGTACAGAAATGGACAGAAAGAAGCAATAACAGGACATCACAAGACTGGATCTCATATAAAGAACGGAGGTAATGGCTTATCGCTGCTGTTGGAGAAAGGGGATCAAGTCTATATTGTACTCCAAAAGGATGCGTGGATCTTTGATAAAGATAATATCACAGTGTTCAGTGGTTTCCTTATCAATGCCCTGTAA